A genomic region of Pseudoxanthomonas suwonensis contains the following coding sequences:
- a CDS encoding integration host factor subunit alpha gives MALTKAEMAERLFDEVGLNKREAKEFVDAFFDVLREALQGGRQVKLSGFGNFDLRRKNQRPGRNPKTGEEIPISARTVVTFRPGQKLKERVEAYSGAEPHA, from the coding sequence ATGGCATTGACCAAGGCGGAGATGGCCGAACGTCTGTTCGACGAAGTCGGCCTGAACAAGCGCGAGGCGAAGGAATTCGTCGACGCGTTCTTCGACGTGCTGCGCGAGGCGCTGCAGGGCGGGCGGCAGGTGAAGCTGTCGGGTTTCGGCAATTTCGACCTGCGCCGCAAGAACCAGCGCCCCGGGCGCAACCCGAAGACCGGCGAGGAGATCCCGATCTCGGCGCGCACCGTGGTCACCTTCCGCCCCGGGCAGAAGCTGAAGGAGCGGGTGGAGGCGTATTCGGGAGCCGAACCGCATGCTTGA
- a CDS encoding MerR family transcriptional regulator: MLDPGSNRELPPIPAKRYFTIGEVSELCDVKPHVLRYWETEFPSLSPVKRRGNRRYYQRHDVLMVRQIRGLLYEQGYTIGGARLRLEGEGAKQESALSSQIVRQVRMELEEVLQLLRR, translated from the coding sequence ATGCTTGATCCCGGCAGCAACCGCGAGCTCCCGCCGATCCCGGCCAAGCGCTACTTCACCATCGGCGAGGTCAGCGAGCTGTGCGACGTGAAGCCGCACGTGCTGCGCTACTGGGAGACCGAGTTCCCCAGCCTGAGCCCGGTCAAGCGCCGTGGCAACCGCCGCTACTACCAGCGCCACGACGTGCTGATGGTCCGCCAGATCCGCGGCCTGCTGTACGAGCAGGGCTATACCATCGGCGGCGCGCGGCTGCGCCTGGAAGGCGAGGGCGCCAAGCAGGAGTCGGCGCTGAGCAGCCAGATCGTGCGCCAGGTGCGCATGGAACTGGAGGAAGTGCTGCAGCTGCTGCGGCGCTGA
- a CDS encoding tyrosine-type recombinase/integrase: MPDKLTCEFKVAREAAKMEGDKPPTFHEVRSLGGAMLMQEKGWTLKQVQELMGHASEAMTENYLEGHDIPWQEVTPGLSLPA; encoded by the coding sequence ATGCCCGACAAGCTCACCTGCGAGTTCAAGGTCGCGCGCGAGGCCGCGAAGATGGAGGGCGACAAGCCGCCAACCTTCCATGAGGTCCGCAGCCTTGGCGGTGCGATGCTGATGCAGGAGAAGGGCTGGACCCTGAAGCAGGTGCAGGAACTGATGGGCCACGCCAGTGAGGCGATGACCGAGAACTATCTGGAGGGCCACGACATCCCGTGGCAGGAGGTCACCCCAGGCCTTTCTCTGCCTGCATAG
- a CDS encoding SH3 domain-containing protein has translation MPIERRYVDAASLNVRESPDGNVVGKLARGQEVQVQESRAGWLRVVGGDTSGWIASRYTCGTAGCWRPVPAPTPVARVSRQSYGSGCPCSGSTNCIGPRGGRYCITSGGNKRYR, from the coding sequence ATGCCGATCGAGAGGCGTTATGTCGATGCAGCCTCGCTGAACGTTCGCGAGTCCCCAGATGGCAACGTCGTAGGGAAGCTTGCCCGCGGCCAGGAGGTGCAGGTCCAGGAGTCTCGTGCCGGCTGGCTGAGAGTGGTCGGTGGCGATACGTCGGGCTGGATCGCCTCTCGGTACACCTGCGGGACGGCAGGTTGCTGGCGGCCTGTTCCTGCGCCAACTCCTGTGGCGCGGGTCAGCCGACAATCGTACGGATCAGGCTGCCCCTGCTCAGGATCGACGAACTGTATTGGTCCCAGGGGGGGCAGGTACTGCATCACCTCCGGTGGCAACAAGCGGTACCGGTAG
- a CDS encoding TraB/GumN family protein gives MSARTVTLALGLLFAGGAQAQEGIADAAALVVDMDTVVVSGVQPGPGMWRVSKGDHVLYILGTQSPLPRDMQWEAREVREVLAEAGIVLNPPGVSIRTDAGFFRGLALAPSALKAMKSPEGATLDELLPADVYARWSGLKQRYLGRDRGVEKKRPLIAVYGLYREALKRNGLREGGVVGPVIAEALKARGMKATPTLLELKIDDPRSAIADFRKEEFKPQDLECFRDTLDIIEHGLPQVAARANAWAVGDLDALRAMPAGRRQVEACLSAWTETDTARKRGLTDIDARVMESWLAAVDKAVAEHPVSFGTVSVDDLLRADGYLAALAGRGYRIQAPDEFEEEGGAEAELAADAASP, from the coding sequence ATGTCGGCAAGGACGGTGACGTTGGCGTTGGGGCTGTTGTTCGCGGGTGGCGCGCAGGCGCAGGAAGGGATCGCGGATGCCGCGGCGCTGGTCGTGGACATGGACACGGTCGTGGTCAGCGGCGTGCAGCCGGGGCCAGGCATGTGGCGGGTCAGCAAGGGCGACCATGTGCTGTACATCCTCGGCACCCAGTCGCCGTTGCCGCGCGACATGCAGTGGGAGGCGCGCGAGGTGCGCGAGGTGCTGGCCGAAGCCGGCATCGTGCTCAACCCGCCTGGCGTTTCCATCAGAACTGATGCCGGCTTCTTCCGCGGACTCGCGCTGGCACCCTCGGCGCTGAAGGCGATGAAGAGTCCGGAGGGTGCAACCCTGGACGAGCTGCTGCCCGCAGACGTGTACGCGCGCTGGAGTGGACTGAAGCAGCGATACCTGGGCCGCGACCGCGGGGTGGAGAAGAAGCGTCCGCTGATCGCCGTCTACGGGTTGTACAGGGAGGCGCTCAAGCGCAACGGCCTGCGTGAGGGCGGCGTCGTCGGGCCGGTGATCGCCGAGGCGCTCAAGGCCCGTGGCATGAAAGCCACGCCCACGTTGCTGGAACTGAAGATCGACGATCCACGCAGTGCGATTGCCGATTTCCGCAAGGAAGAATTCAAGCCGCAGGACCTGGAGTGTTTCCGCGACACCCTGGACATCATCGAGCACGGCCTGCCGCAGGTCGCTGCACGGGCCAATGCCTGGGCGGTGGGGGATCTGGATGCATTGCGGGCGATGCCCGCGGGCCGCCGCCAGGTCGAAGCCTGCCTGTCCGCCTGGACGGAAACCGATACCGCGCGCAAGCGCGGACTCACCGACATCGACGCCCGCGTCATGGAAAGCTGGCTGGCGGCGGTGGACAAGGCGGTGGCCGAGCATCCGGTGTCCTTCGGCACTGTCTCGGTGGACGACCTGCTGCGTGCGGACGGCTACCTGGCGGCGCTGGCCGGGCGCGGATACCGGATCCAGGCGCCGGACGAGTTCGAGGAGGAGGGGGGCGCCGAGGCCGAGTTGGCGGCGGACGCGGCTTCCCCTTGA
- the dxs gene encoding 1-deoxy-D-xylulose-5-phosphate synthase produces the protein MSIDSTRYPRLSRIDTPADLRRFDEAELPAIAQELRAYLIESVGRSGGHFGAGLGVVELTVALHWLYETPVDQLVWDVGHQTYPHKILTGRRDRIHTVKQKDGVAPFPKREESEYDTFGVGHSSTSISAALGMAIALQQGGDPDRAAVPKVVAVIGDGAMTAGMAYEALNHAGGMDDEPNLLVILNDNRMSISEAVGGVTKMLGRLTGSATLNKLREGGKKLLGDKNKPPARFVRRWEEHWKGMFVPSTLFEEMGFHYTGPIDGHDLPALLNALKTLKTLKGPQLLHVITTKGKGYELAEGDQIGYHAVGPFDPSKGLVAKPGAKKPTYTDVFGDWLCDMAAAEPRLLGITPAMREGSGLVRYSREYPERYFDVAIAEQHAVTLAAGMATQGAKPVVAIYSTFLQRGYDQLVHDVATQKLDVLFAIDRGGVVGPDGATHAGNLDLSYLRCVPHMLVMAPADENECRQMLSTGFRHEGPAAVRYPRGTGPGVAVGTDLDTLPIGKAQLRRSGGPVALLAFGATVAAAEQVGAELGLTVVNMRFVKPLDRALVLELAKTHEGFVTIEDNVVAGGAGSAVSELLNAEDVLLPVLQLGLPDAFQHHASREDLLAEAGIDAAGIRAAVLRRWPQLVATDGGLSRAAGA, from the coding sequence ATGAGCATCGACTCCACCCGCTACCCGCGCCTGTCGCGCATCGACACGCCCGCCGACCTGCGCCGGTTCGACGAGGCGGAGCTGCCCGCGATCGCGCAGGAACTGCGCGCCTACCTGATCGAGTCGGTCGGCCGCAGCGGCGGCCATTTCGGCGCCGGCCTGGGCGTGGTCGAGCTGACCGTGGCCCTGCACTGGCTGTACGAGACCCCGGTCGACCAACTGGTCTGGGACGTGGGCCACCAGACCTACCCGCACAAGATCCTGACCGGCCGCCGCGACCGCATCCATACGGTCAAGCAGAAGGACGGCGTGGCGCCGTTCCCCAAGCGCGAGGAAAGCGAGTACGACACCTTCGGCGTCGGCCATTCCTCGACCTCGATCTCCGCCGCGCTGGGCATGGCCATCGCCCTGCAGCAGGGCGGTGACCCGGACAGGGCGGCCGTTCCCAAGGTCGTCGCCGTGATCGGCGACGGCGCGATGACCGCCGGCATGGCCTACGAGGCGCTCAACCACGCCGGCGGCATGGACGACGAGCCGAATCTGCTGGTGATCCTCAACGACAACCGGATGTCGATCTCCGAAGCCGTCGGCGGGGTCACCAAGATGCTCGGGCGCCTCACCGGCAGCGCCACCCTGAACAAGCTGCGCGAGGGCGGCAAGAAGCTGCTCGGCGACAAGAACAAGCCGCCGGCCCGCTTCGTGCGCCGCTGGGAGGAGCACTGGAAGGGCATGTTCGTGCCCTCCACGCTGTTCGAGGAGATGGGCTTCCACTACACCGGCCCGATCGACGGCCACGACCTGCCGGCCCTGCTCAACGCGCTGAAGACCCTCAAGACCCTCAAGGGCCCGCAGCTGCTGCACGTGATCACCACCAAGGGCAAGGGCTACGAGCTGGCCGAGGGCGACCAGATCGGCTACCACGCGGTCGGCCCGTTCGACCCGTCCAAGGGCCTGGTCGCCAAGCCCGGCGCGAAGAAGCCGACCTACACCGATGTGTTCGGCGACTGGCTGTGCGACATGGCCGCCGCCGAGCCGCGCCTGCTGGGGATCACCCCCGCCATGCGCGAAGGCTCGGGCCTGGTCCGCTACTCCAGGGAGTACCCGGAACGCTACTTCGACGTGGCCATCGCCGAGCAGCACGCGGTGACCCTGGCCGCGGGCATGGCCACCCAGGGCGCGAAACCCGTGGTGGCGATCTACTCCACCTTCCTGCAGCGCGGCTACGACCAGCTGGTCCATGACGTGGCCACGCAGAAGCTGGACGTGCTGTTCGCGATCGACCGCGGCGGCGTGGTCGGCCCGGACGGCGCCACCCACGCCGGCAACCTGGACCTGAGCTACCTGCGCTGCGTGCCGCACATGCTGGTGATGGCCCCGGCCGACGAGAACGAGTGCCGGCAGATGCTCAGTACCGGCTTCCGCCACGAGGGCCCGGCTGCGGTGCGCTATCCGCGCGGCACCGGCCCGGGCGTAGCGGTCGGCACCGACCTGGACACGCTGCCGATCGGCAAGGCGCAGCTGCGCCGCAGCGGCGGCCCCGTCGCCCTGCTCGCGTTCGGCGCGACCGTGGCCGCGGCCGAGCAGGTCGGCGCCGAGCTCGGCCTGACCGTGGTCAACATGCGCTTCGTCAAGCCATTGGACCGCGCGCTGGTGCTGGAACTTGCGAAGACCCACGAGGGCTTCGTCACCATCGAGGACAACGTGGTGGCCGGCGGCGCCGGCTCGGCGGTGTCCGAACTGCTCAACGCCGAAGACGTGCTGTTGCCGGTGTTGCAGCTGGGCCTGCCCGACGCCTTCCAGCACCACGCCAGCCGCGAGGATCTGCTGGCCGAGGCTGGGATCGACGCGGCAGGCATCCGCGCCGCGGTGCTGCGGCGCTGGCCGCAGTTGGTGGCCACCGATGGCGGGCTGTCGCGCGCTGCTGGCGCCTGA
- a CDS encoding HNH endonuclease: protein METDTATLSLVCTGADAPVAVPPPREHTPAVRVLSLDAHGRAMDWIGWQDATCLYARDAVAWTLGDPCLRVHGGVCRMTGERSMIELHPIVATRGHARARALDPTPTLSNTALFARDAHLCLYCGEQFARPHLTRDHVMPLSKGGRDVWENVVSACFHCNSRKGNRTPQQAHMPLLAVPYRPSWIEHLILSNRNILADQMAFLKAQLPKRSKLAA from the coding sequence ATGGAGACGGACACAGCAACGCTAAGTCTGGTCTGCACCGGTGCCGACGCTCCGGTCGCCGTCCCACCCCCGCGGGAACACACGCCGGCGGTACGGGTCCTTTCGCTGGATGCGCACGGCCGCGCCATGGACTGGATCGGCTGGCAGGACGCGACCTGCCTCTACGCACGCGACGCCGTCGCCTGGACTCTGGGCGATCCCTGCCTGCGCGTGCACGGCGGCGTGTGCCGGATGACCGGCGAGCGCAGCATGATCGAGCTGCATCCGATCGTCGCCACCCGCGGCCACGCGCGCGCGCGCGCGCTGGACCCGACCCCGACCCTGTCCAATACCGCCCTGTTCGCCCGCGACGCGCACCTGTGCCTGTACTGCGGCGAGCAGTTCGCCCGCCCGCACCTGACCCGCGACCACGTCATGCCCCTGTCCAAGGGCGGCCGCGACGTCTGGGAGAACGTGGTCAGCGCCTGCTTCCACTGCAATTCGCGCAAGGGCAACCGCACCCCGCAGCAGGCGCACATGCCGCTGCTGGCCGTGCCCTACCGGCCGAGCTGGATCGAGCACCTGATCCTGTCCAACCGCAACATCCTGGCCGACCAGATGGCGTTCCTGAAGGCGCAGCTGCCGAAACGGTCGAAGCTGGCGGCCTGA
- a CDS encoding LEA type 2 family protein, whose amino-acid sequence MKHALKLSLAATALALLAACGTGAKRVSPPSAAIQQLTVQANGDWTVDLRLHNFSSVSMRFDSVRLEVSVDEHTAGTLNATPAISIGPTAADVVKVSLKPEGMARIAVADALAGRRSLSYRLQGKVSATPEGASKPREFKVDDRSQLNPAPGLEGVLR is encoded by the coding sequence ATGAAGCACGCACTGAAACTGTCCCTGGCCGCCACCGCGCTCGCGCTGCTCGCCGCCTGCGGCACCGGGGCCAAGCGCGTGTCGCCACCCTCGGCTGCGATCCAGCAGCTGACCGTGCAGGCCAACGGCGACTGGACCGTGGACCTGCGCCTGCACAACTTCAGCAGCGTCTCCATGCGTTTCGACAGCGTGCGCCTGGAAGTGAGCGTGGACGAGCACACCGCCGGCACGCTGAACGCCACGCCGGCCATCTCGATCGGGCCGACCGCGGCGGACGTGGTCAAGGTGTCGCTGAAACCTGAGGGCATGGCGCGCATCGCCGTAGCCGATGCGCTGGCCGGCCGCCGGTCGCTGTCCTACCGGCTGCAGGGCAAGGTAAGCGCCACGCCCGAGGGCGCCAGCAAGCCGCGCGAGTTCAAGGTCGACGACCGCAGCCAGCTCAATCCGGCGCCCGGCCTGGAAGGCGTGCTGCGCTGA
- a CDS encoding lipocalin family protein produces MRALPTLLLACLALSPSLPAAAAAPVTSVPELELSRYAGHWYEIAHLPVSFQRQCAADVTATYSLRADGTIGVRNACRTRGGDQAVAEGVARTVEDHPGRLQVRFVPGWLSWVPLVWADHWVIVLDPEYQWAVVGDPGRKYLWILAREPTMEAGLFEQLKAQAEAMGYDLSPLVLAAPLR; encoded by the coding sequence ATGCGCGCCCTTCCGACGCTGCTCCTGGCCTGCCTCGCCCTGTCGCCGTCGCTCCCGGCCGCCGCCGCCGCGCCGGTGACCTCGGTCCCAGAGCTGGAACTGTCCCGCTACGCCGGCCACTGGTACGAGATCGCGCACCTGCCGGTGTCGTTCCAGCGCCAATGCGCCGCCGACGTCACCGCCACCTACTCGCTGCGCGCCGACGGCACGATCGGCGTGCGCAACGCCTGCCGCACCCGCGGCGGCGACCAGGCGGTCGCCGAGGGCGTGGCCCGCACCGTCGAGGACCACCCCGGCCGCCTGCAGGTGCGGTTCGTGCCCGGCTGGCTGTCGTGGGTGCCGCTGGTGTGGGCCGACCACTGGGTGATCGTGCTGGACCCGGAGTACCAGTGGGCGGTGGTCGGCGACCCGGGCCGCAAGTACCTGTGGATCCTCGCGCGAGAGCCGACCATGGAGGCCGGCCTGTTCGAGCAGCTGAAGGCGCAGGCCGAGGCCATGGGCTACGACCTGTCGCCGCTGGTGCTCGCCGCACCGCTGCGCTGA
- the lexA gene encoding transcriptional repressor LexA, with product MPELSPRRAAILAFIRDRVAGHGRPPSLAEIAAACGLASRGAARKHVLALAEAGLVELAAGQARGVRPAGMRARADLLRLPLLGRVAAGAPIGADAGLADTLTLDARLFSAVPDYLLRVQGDSMIEEGILDGDLVGVKRTPEARDGQVVVARLDGELTIKRLERGRHALRLLPRNPAYAPIEVAPGQDFAVEGVFCGLVRRG from the coding sequence ATGCCCGAGCTCAGCCCCCGCCGCGCCGCCATCCTGGCCTTCATCCGCGACCGCGTGGCCGGCCACGGCCGGCCGCCGAGCCTGGCCGAGATCGCCGCCGCCTGCGGCCTGGCCTCGCGCGGGGCCGCGCGCAAGCACGTGCTGGCCCTGGCCGAGGCCGGGCTGGTCGAACTCGCCGCCGGGCAGGCGCGCGGGGTCCGCCCGGCCGGGATGCGGGCCCGGGCCGACCTGCTGCGGCTGCCGTTGCTGGGCCGGGTGGCGGCCGGTGCGCCGATCGGCGCCGACGCCGGCCTGGCCGACACCCTGACCCTGGACGCGCGGCTGTTCTCGGCCGTGCCCGACTACCTGCTGCGGGTGCAGGGCGACTCGATGATCGAGGAGGGCATCCTCGACGGCGACCTGGTCGGGGTGAAGCGCACTCCCGAGGCGCGCGACGGCCAGGTGGTGGTGGCGAGGCTGGACGGCGAACTGACCATCAAGCGGCTGGAACGCGGCCGGCACGCGCTGCGCCTGCTGCCGCGCAACCCGGCCTACGCGCCGATCGAAGTGGCTCCGGGCCAGGACTTCGCGGTCGAGGGCGTGTTCTGCGGGCTGGTACGGCGGGGTTGA
- the imuA gene encoding translesion DNA synthesis-associated protein ImuA produces MGAVVAIDALLQERRVWKGRPFAPVPGAQPTGHAALDAALPGGGWPQAALSELLLPCDGIGELRLLWPTLARLSQAGGRIVLVAPPYLPYAPAWQAAGIDLRRLLVAGGAATAPRDALWAAEQCLRSGSCAALLCWPLQADDRALRRLQVAAEAGAALAFATRPLAAARNPSPAALRIAIDAQPAQLRVLKCRGGLAPVRPIPWVVD; encoded by the coding sequence ATGGGCGCGGTGGTGGCGATCGACGCGTTGCTGCAGGAGCGGCGCGTCTGGAAGGGACGTCCGTTCGCGCCGGTGCCGGGGGCGCAGCCGACCGGCCACGCCGCGCTCGATGCGGCCCTGCCCGGCGGCGGCTGGCCGCAGGCGGCGCTGAGCGAACTGCTGCTGCCCTGCGACGGGATCGGCGAACTGCGCCTGCTGTGGCCGACTTTGGCGCGGCTGAGCCAGGCCGGCGGGCGGATCGTGCTGGTGGCGCCGCCGTACCTGCCGTACGCGCCGGCCTGGCAAGCGGCCGGCATCGACCTGCGCCGGCTGCTGGTGGCCGGCGGCGCGGCCACCGCGCCGCGCGATGCACTGTGGGCGGCCGAGCAGTGCCTGCGTTCGGGCAGTTGCGCCGCGTTGCTGTGCTGGCCGCTGCAGGCCGACGACCGTGCCCTGCGCCGGCTGCAGGTGGCGGCCGAGGCCGGCGCCGCGCTGGCCTTCGCCACCCGCCCGCTGGCGGCCGCGCGCAATCCGTCGCCGGCGGCGCTGCGCATCGCCATCGACGCGCAGCCGGCGCAGCTGCGGGTGCTCAAGTGCCGCGGCGGCCTGGCGCCGGTGCGGCCGATCCCGTGGGTGGTGGATTAG
- a CDS encoding Y-family DNA polymerase yields the protein MRWACLLLPHLAMDGVLRGFADPAAPRVLVAGPAQRRVLQAANPAARAQGLKPGQALAEARAVARGFAESECDPRELGQWQRLLAAWAYRYSSQVSLHGGNALLLEVAGSHGLFGPWPRFQARLRAELEELGFRHRIVLAPNPFAARALANAHDGLAVDADGLRAALARLPVQRAGFAAETAAAFARMGLRRLRQVLALPRAGIARRFPPAVLQHLDRLLGGEPALLEWYRPPDRFDARLELGYEVESSQALLFPLRRLTADLAAFLAGRDGGVQRFVLRLEHEGRADTALEVGLLAAERDPALLFEIARSRLERVQVPAAVRALALHADELPAFVPAHRGLFEPRVQQAVPWEQLRERLRARLGEDAVHGLRVHADHRPECAWRGESVAETARPTAPATTAPRPGWLLPGPIPLRGAVAQVLSGPERIETGWWDAADLRRDYYRLRTRLGQDAWAYRPAATGDKRGEGREGGWMLHGWFA from the coding sequence ATGCGCTGGGCCTGCCTGCTGCTGCCGCACCTGGCGATGGACGGCGTGCTGCGCGGCTTCGCCGATCCGGCCGCGCCGCGGGTGCTGGTCGCCGGCCCGGCGCAGCGCCGGGTACTGCAGGCGGCCAACCCGGCCGCGCGCGCGCAGGGACTGAAGCCGGGCCAGGCGCTGGCCGAGGCGCGCGCTGTGGCGCGCGGTTTCGCCGAGTCCGAATGCGATCCGCGCGAGCTGGGCCAATGGCAGCGGCTGCTTGCCGCCTGGGCCTACCGCTACAGCTCGCAGGTCAGCCTGCACGGCGGCAACGCGTTGTTGCTGGAGGTCGCAGGCAGCCATGGTCTGTTCGGGCCATGGCCACGGTTCCAGGCACGGCTGCGCGCGGAACTGGAAGAACTGGGCTTCCGCCACCGCATCGTGCTGGCGCCCAACCCGTTCGCGGCGCGGGCACTGGCCAATGCCCATGACGGCCTGGCGGTGGACGCGGACGGGCTGCGCGCGGCGCTGGCGCGGCTGCCGGTGCAGCGCGCCGGTTTCGCTGCGGAAACCGCGGCCGCGTTCGCGCGGATGGGCCTGCGCCGGCTGCGCCAGGTGCTGGCGCTGCCGCGCGCGGGCATCGCCCGGCGCTTCCCGCCGGCGGTGCTGCAGCACCTGGACCGGCTGCTCGGCGGGGAGCCGGCGCTGCTGGAGTGGTACCGGCCGCCGGACCGCTTCGACGCCCGGCTCGAGCTGGGCTACGAGGTCGAGTCCTCGCAGGCGCTGCTGTTCCCGCTGCGGCGATTGACCGCCGACCTGGCCGCGTTCCTGGCCGGGCGCGACGGCGGCGTGCAGCGCTTCGTCCTGCGCCTGGAGCATGAGGGCCGCGCCGACACCGCGCTGGAGGTCGGCCTGCTCGCCGCCGAGCGCGACCCGGCGCTGCTGTTCGAGATCGCGCGCAGCCGCCTGGAGCGCGTGCAGGTGCCGGCCGCGGTGCGCGCGCTGGCCCTGCACGCCGACGAACTGCCGGCGTTCGTGCCCGCGCACCGCGGCCTGTTCGAGCCGCGGGTGCAGCAGGCCGTGCCCTGGGAGCAGCTGCGCGAACGGCTGCGCGCGCGGCTGGGCGAGGATGCGGTGCACGGCCTGCGCGTGCACGCCGACCATCGCCCGGAATGCGCCTGGCGCGGCGAGAGCGTGGCGGAGACCGCGCGACCCACCGCGCCGGCGACGACCGCGCCGCGCCCGGGCTGGCTGCTGCCGGGCCCGATCCCGCTGCGCGGCGCGGTGGCGCAGGTCCTGTCCGGGCCGGAGCGGATCGAGACCGGCTGGTGGGACGCCGCCGACCTGCGCCGGGACTATTACCGGCTGCGTACGCGCCTGGGCCAGGACGCCTGGGCGTACCGGCCGGCGGCCACAGGAGACAAGCGCGGGGAGGGCAGGGAAGGCGGCTGGATGCTGCACGGGTGGTTCGCATGA